From a single Paenibacillus sp. FSL R5-0345 genomic region:
- a CDS encoding glycosyltransferase family 39 protein, with amino-acid sequence MSGVKKISSDLILWLILLLAAFLYGYGVWNDHYVNTYYTTAVGSMLQNFHNFFFASLDSAGSVTVDKPPVTFWIQTLSALIFGLHGWSVILPQALGGVGSVLLVYLLVKPTFGRAAARIAALVMATTPVAAAVSRTNNIDALLVFTLLLAAWFLFKGTKSNKMGSLLTAFALIGVGFNEKMLQAYMVLPAFYLFYVLAAKVNWKRKTGVLAASTAILLVVSLSWAVIVDSIPASKRPYIGSSGTNSVLNLAFGYNGVARLTGDRGTGGGGGGMPPMNGGEMPNMNGEMPNMNGEMPAMNGAGGNNGTDGGRGAFSGQQGTNSPTNSQTGEDDGGSPGQPPSGSDNQGRQFGGDDGGGRGDRGGMSGGGGGMFNTGTAGPLRLFQSELSGQASWLLPFVLLGCIGLFANLRRRNFTQAHKEVIFWLAWLVPVMGFFSIAGFFHQYYLVMMAPPIAALVGAGWSKLWTLYREHSGGLSWLLPAATLVTAGFEWYIVHPYDDTIGSGWSIGILAAGIVVSLVLLVLKGKKKSFIYATGITAVLVLLIGPLYWAATPITYGLNSQTPEAGPSSSEGKGGMGGNSSNFGRNSATSANESLLSYLEENNTGEPYLFATLDYGTAAPYIVDKGASVVILNGFSNSDTVYTQDSLKAFVESGKVKYFLINSGGMGGGRGGNSELTTWITENGTEVPTADWAGNDAGNSGTLYKVTLN; translated from the coding sequence ATGAGTGGGGTCAAAAAAATCAGTTCGGATCTTATACTGTGGCTCATTTTATTACTTGCTGCTTTTTTGTACGGTTATGGGGTTTGGAATGACCATTATGTGAATACATACTACACCACCGCGGTGGGAAGTATGCTGCAGAATTTTCATAATTTCTTCTTCGCTTCACTGGACTCTGCGGGTTCAGTAACGGTGGATAAACCACCGGTTACCTTTTGGATTCAGACGCTTAGCGCACTCATTTTCGGGCTGCATGGCTGGAGTGTGATTCTGCCTCAAGCCCTTGGGGGCGTTGGTTCTGTATTACTAGTATATCTGCTAGTAAAGCCTACCTTCGGTAGAGCGGCAGCACGTATAGCAGCATTAGTCATGGCGACTACTCCGGTAGCAGCAGCTGTCAGCCGGACAAACAATATTGATGCATTGCTAGTGTTTACACTGCTGCTCGCGGCATGGTTTCTATTCAAAGGAACGAAGAGCAACAAGATGGGCAGTCTTCTCACCGCATTTGCATTAATCGGTGTTGGGTTTAATGAGAAGATGCTGCAGGCATACATGGTTCTACCGGCTTTTTATCTCTTCTATGTCTTGGCTGCCAAAGTGAACTGGAAGAGGAAGACGGGGGTGTTGGCGGCCTCCACAGCAATATTGCTTGTAGTCTCCTTATCCTGGGCAGTGATTGTGGATTCGATTCCCGCCAGCAAACGGCCTTATATCGGCAGTAGCGGCACGAATTCAGTGTTGAATCTTGCCTTTGGTTATAATGGCGTTGCCCGATTGACGGGGGATCGCGGGACAGGCGGAGGCGGAGGCGGGATGCCTCCTATGAACGGTGGCGAGATGCCGAATATGAATGGTGAAATGCCAAACATGAATGGCGAGATGCCCGCCATGAATGGGGCAGGCGGTAATAATGGCACGGATGGTGGACGTGGAGCATTTTCGGGTCAGCAAGGCACAAATTCGCCTACGAATAGCCAGACTGGCGAGGATGATGGAGGCTCACCAGGTCAACCTCCTAGTGGATCAGACAATCAAGGTCGGCAATTCGGAGGCGACGACGGCGGCGGGCGAGGAGATCGCGGCGGCATGAGTGGCGGTGGAGGCGGGATGTTCAATACGGGTACAGCAGGCCCGCTGCGACTGTTCCAATCAGAGCTGTCAGGACAGGCTAGCTGGCTGCTACCTTTCGTATTGCTTGGTTGCATTGGATTATTTGCCAATCTGCGGAGAAGGAACTTTACCCAAGCTCATAAGGAAGTGATCTTCTGGTTAGCATGGCTGGTGCCCGTTATGGGATTTTTCAGTATCGCAGGTTTCTTCCATCAATATTATCTGGTGATGATGGCTCCGCCAATTGCTGCGCTAGTTGGTGCAGGATGGTCAAAGCTGTGGACGTTATATCGCGAGCACTCTGGTGGGCTGTCTTGGCTATTGCCCGCTGCAACACTGGTTACAGCAGGTTTCGAGTGGTACATTGTTCATCCTTATGACGATACAATTGGCAGTGGCTGGTCCATTGGTATTTTAGCTGCAGGCATAGTGGTTTCACTGGTGCTGTTAGTTCTTAAAGGCAAGAAGAAGTCCTTTATTTATGCGACAGGCATAACAGCCGTATTAGTATTGTTAATTGGGCCGCTCTACTGGGCAGCTACTCCAATTACCTATGGCTTGAACAGTCAAACCCCTGAGGCAGGCCCGAGCAGTAGTGAGGGTAAAGGGGGGATGGGCGGCAACTCAAGCAATTTTGGACGTAATAGCGCCACAAGTGCGAATGAGAGTCTGTTGTCCTATTTGGAGGAAAACAATACGGGTGAGCCTTATCTTTTTGCTACCTTAGATTATGGTACAGCAGCTCCGTATATCGTTGATAAGGGTGCTTCAGTCGTAATTCTGAATGGATTTTCTAACTCAGACACCGTATATACCCAAGATAGCCTAAAGGCTTTTGTAGAGAGTGGAAAGGTAAAATACTTCCTGATCAATAGCGGTGGTATGGGTGGTGGACGCGGAGGTAACTCCGAGTTGACGACTTGGATCACGGAGAATGGTACAGAAGTTCCAACAGCTGATTGGGCAGGTAACGATGCAGGAAACAGCGGAACATTATACAAAGTCACTTTAAATTAG
- a CDS encoding glycosyltransferase family 2 protein, which translates to MSTNVRYSIVIPMFNEEAVIQETYRRIKKVMGLTGEVYELIFVNDGSTDNCAQMIEEYSYWDESVKLIDLSRNFGHQIAITAGMDYALGDAVVIIDADLQDPPELILDMIAEWKQGYEVVYAKRIKRNGESLFKKWTASLFYRVLRYSTDISIPVDTGDFRLIDRKVCEELKRLPEKNRFVRGLVSWVGFRQKAIEYERDERLAGETKYPLKRMIKLSMDGITSFSYKPLKLAGYLGALLSASGFLYLMYVLYLVIFTDSAVKGWASMIGITLTFNGFVLIMLGILGEYVGRIYDETKGRPLYIVQQFYGGKEQQSVREQQAIHR; encoded by the coding sequence ATGAGTACCAACGTGCGCTATTCCATTGTTATACCGATGTTTAACGAAGAGGCGGTTATTCAGGAGACTTATCGCCGGATCAAAAAAGTAATGGGTTTGACGGGTGAAGTGTATGAGCTGATCTTTGTGAATGACGGCAGCACAGACAATTGTGCCCAGATGATTGAGGAATACAGTTACTGGGATGAAAGTGTGAAGCTGATCGATTTATCGCGTAACTTCGGGCATCAGATCGCGATTACAGCTGGGATGGATTATGCCCTAGGGGATGCAGTCGTCATTATTGATGCCGATTTGCAAGATCCGCCGGAACTGATTCTGGACATGATTGCGGAATGGAAGCAGGGTTATGAAGTTGTATATGCCAAAAGGATCAAGCGAAATGGAGAATCCTTGTTCAAAAAGTGGACGGCCAGCCTCTTTTATAGAGTGCTTCGTTATTCAACTGACATTTCTATCCCTGTGGATACGGGGGATTTTCGTCTCATAGATCGTAAAGTATGTGAAGAGCTCAAACGTCTGCCAGAGAAGAATCGATTCGTTCGCGGCCTGGTCAGCTGGGTCGGTTTCCGTCAAAAAGCTATTGAATATGAGCGTGATGAACGTCTGGCTGGAGAGACTAAATATCCATTGAAGCGCATGATCAAGCTCTCTATGGATGGAATTACTTCCTTCTCTTATAAGCCGCTGAAGCTGGCAGGATATCTTGGCGCATTGCTATCGGCTTCTGGTTTTCTATACCTGATGTACGTGCTTTATCTGGTGATTTTTACGGACTCAGCCGTTAAGGGCTGGGCATCCATGATTGGGATTACACTAACCTTTAATGGGTTTGTACTCATTATGTTAGGGATTCTGGGTGAGTATGTCGGCCGGATTTATGATGAGACCAAGGGACGTCCGCTCTATATTGTCCAACAGTTCTATGGGGGTAAGGAGCAGCAGAGCGTTCGCGAGCAGCAAGCCATTCATCGTTAA
- the galU gene encoding UTP--glucose-1-phosphate uridylyltransferase GalU: MKIRKAVIPAAGLGTRFLPATKAQPKEMLPIVDKPAIQYIVEEAVRSGIESIIIVTGRNKKSIEDHFDKSVELEQTLLEKGKEELLREVQAISELASIHYIRQKEPLGLGHAILCAEQFVGDEPFAVLLGDDIMVSEDPALLQMMRLYEQDEKTIVGVQQVPRQEVHKYGIISSSGSLQGVHEVKGLVEKPSPETAPSENAIMGRYILEPSIFSVLAKLERGAGGEYQLTDALHEVCRNEGLLALDLIGQRYDIGDKFGYIQATLEVGLMREELRPLLVPYLQKLAASLREGEEVGALPWGTR, encoded by the coding sequence GTGAAGATTAGAAAAGCGGTTATTCCCGCCGCGGGCTTAGGCACTCGATTCTTGCCTGCAACTAAGGCTCAGCCAAAGGAAATGCTGCCCATAGTGGATAAACCGGCGATACAATATATCGTAGAAGAAGCTGTTCGATCCGGCATTGAGAGCATCATTATCGTGACGGGCCGCAACAAAAAGTCGATTGAAGATCATTTCGATAAATCAGTGGAACTGGAACAGACGCTTTTGGAAAAAGGAAAAGAGGAGCTGCTTCGTGAAGTCCAAGCGATTAGCGAACTGGCCAGCATTCATTACATTCGGCAAAAAGAGCCGCTAGGACTAGGTCACGCTATCCTTTGTGCGGAACAGTTCGTTGGGGATGAGCCTTTCGCTGTTCTGCTCGGTGACGATATCATGGTCTCGGAGGACCCGGCGCTACTGCAAATGATGAGACTGTATGAACAAGATGAGAAGACCATCGTCGGTGTTCAGCAGGTGCCTCGGCAGGAGGTTCATAAATACGGGATTATTTCATCTAGCGGTTCTTTACAAGGCGTTCACGAAGTAAAAGGCTTAGTAGAAAAACCCTCCCCAGAAACTGCACCTTCAGAGAATGCGATTATGGGGCGATATATTTTGGAGCCTTCGATATTTTCGGTGCTGGCTAAGCTTGAGCGTGGGGCAGGCGGCGAATATCAGCTGACAGATGCTTTGCACGAGGTATGTCGTAATGAAGGTCTGCTGGCGTTGGATTTGATCGGACAACGTTATGATATCGGCGATAAATTTGGCTATATTCAGGCTACGCTGGAGGTCGGTTTGATGCGTGAGGAGCTGCGTCCATTGCTAGTTCCGTATTTGCAGAAGCTGGCGGCTAGTCTGAGGGAAGGTGAAGAAGTGGGGGCGTTACCTTGGGGTACACGCTAG
- a CDS encoding FAD-dependent oxidoreductase, with protein MYEIAVIGAGPAGASAALFAAKAGKKTLLIDNDKGMTRRGWFENFYGISEVGGPDLVETGHKQAVKFGAELVSEQAINLTSSGNGFVIETEDGIIYEAKHVILATGALTDLAAKAGVETKDGTEPRIKTVVAVDAEGKTNIPGIWAAGTVAGVSVHAIITAGDGAKVAINVISELNGARYVDHDVLKA; from the coding sequence ATGTACGAAATCGCCGTAATTGGAGCCGGCCCCGCCGGTGCAAGCGCAGCCCTGTTCGCCGCCAAGGCGGGCAAAAAAACGCTGCTGATCGACAATGATAAGGGCATGACCCGCAGAGGATGGTTCGAGAACTTTTATGGAATTTCCGAAGTAGGTGGTCCTGATCTCGTAGAAACCGGACATAAGCAAGCCGTTAAATTTGGCGCTGAGCTGGTTTCAGAACAAGCTATCAACCTCACATCCAGCGGCAACGGATTCGTCATTGAAACCGAAGACGGAATCATTTATGAAGCGAAGCATGTCATTCTTGCAACGGGTGCCCTTACGGATCTAGCCGCTAAAGCTGGCGTGGAGACAAAAGATGGTACAGAGCCTAGAATCAAAACTGTAGTCGCTGTTGATGCAGAAGGCAAAACAAATATCCCAGGCATTTGGGCTGCAGGTACCGTTGCCGGAGTAAGTGTACATGCCATTATTACAGCAGGTGATGGCGCGAAGGTAGCGATCAATGTGATAAGTGAGCTGAACGGTGCACGTTACGTGGATCATGATGTGCTAAAGGCTTAA
- a CDS encoding sensor histidine kinase translates to MSTRISKWFRKLPAPRSLRKQLLAISLLILSGLLLLIGVLQYILMRDFIYSNRAESMEAQIRSVPREMFFNFFNSYDEDVTTPNEGNTEHSSNLPLGREGMNKMPSELRTGENRRPLLLDAHTTLAMYSSEGIFRDLQQMTLSDIAAPRLTNEQYDALFTHTTDSATGNYKLIQAEDGTEHLAIFMNLYRPGNTRLLVQMSVSTGPLTDVIMQQLLIYAGLSVIALMAGFFLYLPALRKTLVPLSNMGESAQIIDAGNLDIRFPINQGQAEIDKLALSFNGMLERLEISFHNEREAKEQMRRFAADASHELRTPLTSIHGFLEVLLRGAADNKEQLYNSLRSMHGESKRINKLVEDLLLLARMDGAPQLRMTDLLLGEVISEMKPHLLLLADQRKVTFDISYGIRGKYEPNKIKQVILNLFHNAVQHTDAESGTIHLSLHAREHEAVLTVRDNGCGISAEHIPHIFDRFYRSDSSRTRKYGGSGLGLSITKSIVEAHHGKISVSSTLGEGTTFRVTLPCEEGLAKRE, encoded by the coding sequence ATGAGTACGCGCATCTCTAAATGGTTTCGTAAGCTGCCTGCACCACGTTCCCTGCGCAAGCAGCTGCTAGCCATTTCACTGCTCATTCTATCAGGATTGCTGCTACTAATCGGAGTACTACAATATATACTCATGAGAGATTTCATATACAGCAATAGAGCGGAGTCTATGGAAGCGCAAATACGTTCTGTTCCTCGTGAGATGTTTTTCAACTTTTTCAATTCCTATGACGAGGACGTTACAACTCCGAATGAGGGAAACACCGAGCATAGTAGCAATCTCCCTTTGGGAAGAGAAGGCATGAATAAAATGCCAAGCGAACTTCGAACTGGCGAGAATAGGCGTCCGCTTCTGCTTGATGCCCACACGACCCTCGCCATGTACAGCTCGGAGGGTATCTTCCGGGATTTACAGCAAATGACCCTCTCGGATATAGCTGCACCAAGACTGACAAACGAACAATACGATGCTCTGTTTACTCACACCACCGATAGCGCAACAGGAAATTATAAGCTCATCCAAGCTGAAGACGGCACTGAGCATCTAGCGATATTCATGAATCTCTATAGACCCGGAAATACTAGACTGCTGGTACAAATGAGTGTGAGTACGGGGCCATTGACGGATGTGATCATGCAGCAGCTGCTGATCTACGCAGGCTTGTCAGTGATTGCTTTAATGGCCGGCTTCTTCCTATACTTGCCTGCTCTTCGAAAGACGCTGGTCCCTCTTTCAAACATGGGAGAGTCCGCCCAGATCATTGATGCCGGCAATCTGGATATTCGGTTTCCAATTAATCAAGGACAGGCCGAAATCGACAAGCTGGCTCTTTCATTCAATGGTATGCTCGAGCGTCTCGAAATATCCTTTCATAATGAACGGGAAGCCAAGGAACAGATGCGCCGCTTCGCTGCAGATGCTTCTCACGAGCTGAGAACGCCGCTGACCTCGATCCACGGCTTTCTGGAGGTCTTACTGCGTGGTGCCGCGGATAATAAAGAACAGCTGTACAATTCATTGCGAAGCATGCATGGCGAATCGAAACGAATTAACAAGCTGGTAGAGGATTTACTTCTACTCGCTCGAATGGATGGCGCCCCTCAACTGCGGATGACAGACTTACTCCTCGGAGAAGTGATTTCCGAAATGAAGCCACATCTGCTCTTGTTGGCGGATCAGCGCAAGGTTACCTTTGATATCTCCTATGGCATCCGTGGGAAATACGAGCCCAATAAGATTAAGCAGGTGATTCTGAATCTGTTCCACAATGCAGTTCAGCATACGGATGCCGAATCTGGCACCATACATCTCTCTTTACATGCTAGAGAACATGAGGCCGTTCTAACGGTACGGGACAATGGCTGCGGGATCTCTGCGGAGCATATCCCGCATATCTTCGATCGCTTCTACCGCAGCGATTCCTCTCGCACACGTAAATACGGTGGATCCGGCCTCGGCCTTTCTATTACCAAGTCTATCGTCGAGGCACATCACGGCAAGATTAGTGTAAGCAGCACCCTCGGTGAGGGAACAACCTTTAGGGTGACCCTTCCTTGTGAGGAAGGATTAGCCAAGAGAGAGTAA
- a CDS encoding response regulator transcription factor, translated as MKAAQGVRLLLVDDEPHILQFLELGLLNEGFEVRTAPDGITAISVAAEFKPHVAILDVMMPGMDGFELCHYLRSEETEIAVIMLTAKDEVDDRVKGLTIGADDYMVKPFSFDELLARIQARLRNQFPGLLGEVRCGPFRIDSRRKEIRFKEEVLELSPTEYELLQYLVINHGLVLSKPMILDKVWGYDFGGEENIVEVYIRSLREKLGDKEHRIIRTLRGAGYRVDL; from the coding sequence ATGAAAGCAGCCCAAGGCGTTCGACTACTGCTCGTAGATGATGAGCCTCATATACTACAATTTCTGGAGCTGGGTCTCCTTAACGAAGGGTTTGAAGTCAGAACCGCACCCGACGGGATCACAGCTATCTCTGTCGCTGCTGAATTCAAGCCACATGTAGCCATCCTAGATGTCATGATGCCCGGTATGGATGGATTCGAGTTATGTCATTACCTTCGCTCGGAAGAGACGGAAATTGCCGTCATTATGCTGACTGCAAAGGATGAAGTGGACGATCGGGTCAAGGGACTCACTATTGGTGCTGACGATTATATGGTCAAGCCCTTTAGCTTCGATGAATTGCTTGCCCGAATTCAAGCGCGGCTTCGCAATCAGTTTCCGGGTCTGCTAGGGGAGGTCCGTTGCGGTCCATTCCGCATTGACAGCCGCCGAAAAGAAATTCGTTTCAAGGAAGAAGTGCTTGAACTCTCCCCCACGGAATACGAGTTACTGCAGTATCTCGTTATTAATCACGGTCTTGTACTGAGTAAGCCCATGATTCTTGATAAGGTGTGGGGCTATGATTTTGGCGGTGAGGAAAATATCGTTGAGGTCTATATCCGTTCGCTTCGCGAGAAGCTCGGGGATAAGGAGCACCGTATTATCCGTACCCTGCGGGGAGCAGGCTACCGGGTAGATCTATGA
- a CDS encoding glucose-1-phosphate adenylyltransferase, which translates to MKKKEMVAMLLAGGQGKRLKGLTKSLAKPAVYFGGTYRIIDFPLSNCSNSGIDTVGVLTQYEPLILHSYIGVGSDWDLNRKNGGVFVLPPHERENGSSWYRGTADAIYRNLKFVDQFDPEHVLILSGDHIYKMDYHAMLQYHKERNADCTISVIDVPLEEASRFGILNTEDDLKIYEFEEKPSQPKSTLASMGVYIFKWEILRKHLLEDGENVGSSHDFGKDIIPLMLEDGNSLFAYPFEGYWRDVGTVTSLWEANMDLLSDTPPLNLNDPSWRIFTRNPNQPAQYVAPGAKVSGCIINEGCIVHGEVNHSVLFYGVEVGEGSVITDSVIMPKVKIGKNVRIHKAIISENTVIDDYMEIGIERENENEILLIDNKSKKRKSVVAKTI; encoded by the coding sequence ATGAAGAAAAAGGAAATGGTAGCCATGCTATTGGCTGGAGGCCAAGGCAAAAGATTGAAAGGTTTAACCAAATCGCTTGCCAAGCCCGCTGTCTATTTTGGAGGGACCTATCGGATCATCGACTTCCCTCTAAGTAACTGCTCCAATTCAGGTATTGATACAGTTGGTGTGCTGACTCAATATGAGCCGCTTATCCTGCATTCTTACATCGGAGTAGGCAGTGATTGGGATTTGAACCGTAAGAACGGTGGGGTATTCGTATTGCCACCGCATGAACGCGAGAATGGAAGCAGTTGGTATCGGGGAACAGCCGATGCGATTTATCGGAATCTTAAGTTTGTGGATCAGTTCGATCCAGAGCATGTTCTTATTTTGTCCGGTGATCACATTTATAAAATGGATTATCACGCTATGCTTCAATACCACAAGGAAAGAAACGCCGATTGCACGATTTCTGTAATTGACGTTCCGCTGGAGGAAGCCAGCCGATTTGGAATTTTGAATACGGAGGACGATCTGAAGATTTACGAATTTGAGGAGAAGCCCTCTCAGCCCAAAAGCACATTAGCTTCTATGGGAGTGTATATTTTCAAATGGGAGATTCTTCGTAAGCATCTACTGGAGGATGGGGAGAATGTAGGATCATCCCATGACTTCGGCAAGGATATCATTCCTTTAATGCTGGAGGACGGAAACTCCTTATTTGCCTACCCTTTTGAAGGATATTGGAGAGATGTAGGTACAGTAACCAGCTTATGGGAAGCGAATATGGATTTACTGAGCGATACCCCACCGCTTAATCTAAACGATCCCAGCTGGCGCATTTTTACACGTAATCCGAATCAACCTGCCCAATATGTCGCCCCTGGGGCGAAAGTGTCAGGCTGCATTATTAATGAAGGCTGCATTGTGCATGGCGAAGTGAATCACTCGGTCCTTTTTTATGGCGTAGAAGTGGGTGAGGGAAGTGTAATTACGGACTCTGTGATTATGCCTAAGGTTAAGATTGGCAAGAACGTACGCATTCATAAAGCGATTATAAGCGAGAATACGGTAATCGACGATTATATGGAAATAGGCATCGAACGGGAGAATGAGAATGAAATTCTTCTGATCGACAATAAAAGCAAGAAGCGAAAATCAGTTGTAGCCAAAACCATATAA
- the glgD gene encoding glucose-1-phosphate adenylyltransferase subunit GlgD: MKQLMGVINLDHELDKLNELTYFRCGAAVPFASRYRLIDFVLSNMMRADLESVGLFVRRKYRSLMDHLGDGKSWDMNRKHGGLFILPPDWNDPTDTSLGDLQHYHNNLDLFKRGSAKYIVFSGSQHINTIDLQDLYSYHLEKGADVTVVYKKIEELQPEHDLCQRIEVDEENKVTNIHHEKDHPNLYLDIFIMEKKLFLEQVEHCIAHGESYFFRDVIQKNRHKFNIAAYEYHGYHAVINSLESYYKNSLELLQQENYFSLFKESPVQTKIKYEAPTRYLESANVSNSLVANGCIIGGTVENSVIFRGVQIRKGAKIINSVIMQKCVIEENAVIENVIMDKDVHLSKNRILVGDSKRPFVIAKSSKI, translated from the coding sequence ATGAAGCAACTCATGGGTGTAATTAATCTGGATCATGAACTCGATAAACTAAATGAACTCACTTATTTCCGCTGTGGCGCAGCCGTACCTTTTGCCAGTCGTTATCGGTTGATTGATTTCGTGCTTTCTAATATGATGCGTGCAGACTTAGAGAGCGTCGGTCTGTTCGTCCGCCGTAAATACCGTTCTCTAATGGACCATCTGGGTGATGGTAAATCCTGGGATATGAACCGCAAACATGGGGGCCTATTCATTTTGCCTCCGGACTGGAACGATCCAACGGATACTTCTCTCGGGGACTTACAGCATTATCATAACAATTTGGATCTTTTTAAACGGGGATCTGCTAAATATATCGTGTTTTCCGGCAGCCAGCATATCAATACGATCGACCTCCAAGACTTGTACAGCTACCATCTGGAGAAGGGCGCCGACGTTACAGTGGTGTATAAAAAGATTGAGGAACTGCAGCCAGAGCATGATCTATGCCAGCGTATTGAAGTAGACGAAGAAAATAAGGTAACCAATATCCATCATGAGAAGGACCATCCTAATTTATATCTGGATATCTTCATTATGGAGAAGAAACTGTTCTTGGAGCAGGTGGAGCATTGCATTGCGCATGGAGAGAGTTATTTTTTCCGTGATGTAATTCAGAAGAACCGACACAAATTTAATATTGCCGCATACGAATATCATGGCTATCATGCCGTAATTAATTCATTGGAGAGTTATTATAAGAACAGTTTGGAACTGCTCCAGCAGGAGAATTACTTCAGTTTGTTCAAAGAAAGTCCGGTACAGACGAAGATTAAATATGAGGCTCCAACCCGATACTTGGAGAGTGCTAATGTCAGCAATTCACTGGTGGCTAACGGCTGCATTATTGGTGGAACCGTGGAGAACAGCGTGATTTTCCGGGGGGTTCAAATACGTAAGGGCGCGAAAATCATCAACTCTGTAATTATGCAAAAGTGCGTCATTGAAGAGAATGCAGTCATTGAGAACGTGATTATGGATAAAGACGTACATTTGAGTAAGAATCGAATTCTTGTTGGAGATAGCAAACGTCCATTCGTCATCGCCAAGAGCAGCAAGATCTAA